From a region of the Zingiber officinale cultivar Zhangliang chromosome 10B, Zo_v1.1, whole genome shotgun sequence genome:
- the LOC122028569 gene encoding homeobox-leucine zipper protein ATHB-13-like isoform X1: protein MSCINGMGTPSFFSPNYLLQVQPRHEEPPQQDLTAAVAPTILRKRAMPLSGIRINGEEAAKPEDDELSDDGAQAGEKKRRLSTEQVRALEQSFELQGNKLESERKLQLANALGMHPRQVAIWFQNRRARWKTKQLEKDYELLKIQFDAFKSQNETLKQHKKKLQSEILALKGREKAQGLLINLNKVTEGSCGNRSESSSDMINLQDINSRTSVSESLQLHPHQSLNLFERYCNKNDENVVEDGNLSSLLCSVEDHDQPFWPWSDLHNFH, encoded by the exons ATGTCCTGCATCAATGGTATGGGCACACCCTCCTTTTTCTCCCCAAATTATCTGCTACAAGTCCAACCACGCCACGAAGAACCCCCCCAGCAAGACCTCACCG CAGCGGTGGCTCCGACGATACTGAGGAAGAGAGCCATGCCCTTATCAGGAATCAGAATTAACGGCGAAGAGGCCGCGAAGCCGGAGGATGATGAGCTCTCTGATGACGGCGCGCAAGCaggggagaagaagaggagactcAGCACGGAACAGGTGAGGGCACTGGAGCAGAGCTTTGAGCTGCAGGGGAACAAGCTGGAGTCGGAGAGGAAACTGCAGCTGGCCAACGCTCTCGGGATGCACCCGAGGCAGGTAGCCATCTGGTTCCAGAACAGGAGGGCCAGGTGGAAGACCAAGCAGCTGGAGAAGGACTATGAGCTGCTCAAGATCCAATTCGATGCCTTCAAATCACAGAATGAGACCCTCAAACAACACAAGAAGAAGCTGCAATCTGag ATTTTGGCTCTCAAAGGTAGGGAAAAGGCACAAGGACTACTCATCAATCTCAATAAAGTAACTGAAGGTTCTTGCGGCAACAGGAGCGAGAGCAGCTCTGACATGATCAACTTGCAAGACATTAATTCAAGGACATCAGTCAGCGAGAGCCTTCAGCTTCATCCGCACCAAAGCTTGAATCTGTTTGAACGATATTGCAACAAGAATGATGAAAATGTCGTGGAGGATGGAAACCTTAGTAGCTTATTGTGCAGCGTCGAGGATCACGACCAACCCTTTTGGCCATGGTCAGACCTTCACAACTTCCATTGA
- the LOC122030125 gene encoding ATP-dependent 6-phosphofructokinase 5, chloroplastic-like isoform X2 — translation MAFASSVTRVDFVNIQQHGALLHANRHRFPNFSSLNLRKLERKIRAGSQITNARRVVEPEVDINDPEWKKHFQEDFDKRFNLPHLKNILDIKPRLTTFSLKSRPIDEDNGAKNEDWNGYVDDDDRALLKVIKFASPTSAGAEYIDPDCSWVEQWVHRAGPRKQIYFEPREVKAAIVTCGGLCPGLNDVIRQIVLTLEIYGVKNIVGIPYGYHGFTDPLLSEVPLSCQVVQNINLAGGSFLGVSRGSPTTSDIVDSIQAKGIDMLFVLGGDGTHAGALAIHNECCKRKLKVSVVGVPKTIDNDVLLMDKTFGFDTAVEEAQRAINSAYIEARSAYHGIGVVKLMGRSSGFIAMHASLSSGQIDICLIPEVPFKLEGPNGVLKHLEYLIKTKGNAVICVAEGAGQEYLTKSNAKDASGNVVLSDIGVHIQHQIKRYFKGAGIPSDVKYIDPTYMIRACRANASDAILCTVLGQNAVHGAFAGFSGITTGICNTHFVYFPITEVIASTRRVDSNSRMWHRCLTSTGQPDFD, via the exons ATGGCTTTTGCCTCATCAGTTACTAGGGTGGATTTTGTAAACATTCAGCAACATGGGGCACTGTTGCACGCTAATCGTCATCGATTTCCAAATTTCAGCAGTTTAAATTTGAGAAAGTTAGAGAGAAAAATTAGAGCTGGATCTCAGATAACAAATGCTAGACGAGTGGTCGAGCCAGAGGTTGATATTAATGATCCAGAATGGAAGAAACACTTCCAGGAGGATTTTGATAAACGGTTCAACTTACCACATTTGAAGAATATTCTTGACATTAAGCCAAGGCTAACAACATTCTCACTCAAAAGCAG ACCTATAGATGAAGATAATGGTGCAAAAAATGAGGATTGGAATGGCTATGTAGATGATGATGATAGAGCACTTCTCAAG gTTATAAAATTTGCTTCCCCGACTTCTGCTGGAGCCGAATACATTGACCCTGATTGCAGCTGGGTGGAACAATG GGTACACCGTGCTGGACCACGTAAGCAAATATACTTTGAACCAAGGGAGGTCAAAGCTGCAATTGTTACTTGTGGTGGGCTTTGTCCTGGACTTAATGATGTAATTAGGCAG ATAGTGCTCACGCTTGAAATATATGGGGTAAAAAATATTGTTGGAATTCCATATGGTTATCATGGATTTACTGATCCCCTCTTATCAGAAGTGCCG CTTTCTTGTCAAGTGGTGCAGAATATTAACCTTGCTGGTGGGAGTTTTCTAGGAGTGTCTCGAGGATCACCAACTACCAGTGATATAGTTGATAGCATTCAG GCCAAGGGAATTGATATGCTTTTTGTATTGGGTGGAGACGGGACACACGCAGGGGCACTCGCTATACATAATGAG TGCTGCAAGAGAAAACTGAAAGTATCAGTTGTTGGGGTGCCAAAGACAATCGACAATGATGTATTACTTATGGACAAAACATTTGGTTTCGATACTGCTGTAGAAGAGGCTCAGAGGGCCATCAATTCTGCCTATATTGAG GCTCGGAGTGCTTACCATGGAATTGGAGTGGTCAAATTGATGGGAAGGAGCAGTGGTTTTATAGCAATGCATGCATCATTGTCCAGTGGTCAAATTGACATATGTCTCATCCCAGAG GTGCCATTCAAGCTGGAGGGACCTAATGGAGTCTTAAAACATCTAGAGTATCTCATAAAAACAAAAGGAAATGCAGTCATTTGTGTTGCTGAAGGGGCAGGACAA GAATACCTAACAAAATCAAATGCAAAAGACGCATCAGGAAATGTTGTTCTCAGTGATATTGGAGTTCACATTCAACATCAG ataaagagatattttaaggGAGCAGGCATTCCATCAGATGTGAAGTACATCGATCCAACCTACATGATCCGTGCTTGCCGTGCCAATGCATCTGATGCGATCCTCTGCACTGTACTGGGCCAAAATGCC GTACACGGTGCGTTCGCCGGGTTCAGCGGCATCACGACCGGCATATGCAACACGCACTTCGTGTATTTCCCGATCACGGAGGTGATTGCGTCGACCAGGCGGGTGGACTCCAACAGCAGGATGTGGCACCGATGCCTCACGTCCACCGGCCAGCCTGACTTCGATTGA
- the LOC122029925 gene encoding probable serine/threonine-protein kinase PBL3 isoform X1 produces MGNCLNSTSRAVNSQTAQHSSNRSTIAASEASFSSVPSTLTCSTSSTLPVPCSEKTSAVLPSPRTEMEILSSSNLNVFTFNDLRNATRNFRPDSLIGEGGFGLVYKGWIDEQSFAPTKPGSGMMVAVKKLKPEGFQGHKEWLAEVNYLGQLHHPNIVRLIGYCSEQDNRLLVYEFMPKGSLENHLFRRGPEQLPWTTRIKVAIGAAKGLSFLNDESQIIYRDVKTSNILLDLDFNAKLSDFGLAKDGPRGDRTHVTTQIMGTHGYAAPEYIATGRLTAKADVYSFGVVLLELLTGRRVIEKTRNGSEHNLVEWAKPCLGDKRKLYRIIDSKLEGKYSKKGAHELCVLVLQCIGNEAKLRPHMFEVLASLEKLQDTKVCAFSTKDVQPNLPNAITMSPMRNRCSPLHPASPRRSPLLSLQQSPLR; encoded by the exons ATGGGCAATTGCTTGAACTCCACCTCGCGGGCCGTAAACTCCCAAACGGCGCAGCACTCTTCCA ATCGTTCAACTATTGCCGCCAGTGAAGCAAGTTTCTCCTCTGTACCTTCCACTCTGACATGTTCTACATCGTCAACTCTTCCGGTTCCTTGTAGTGAAAAAACTAGCGCAGTTCTTCCTAGTCCAAGAACTGAAATGGAAATCTtgtcttcatcaaatttgaatGTCTTTACATTTAATGATTTAAGAAATGCTACCAGAAATTTCCGTCCCGACAGCCTTATTGGCGAAGGTGGGTTTGGTTTAGTATACAAGGGTTGGATCGATGAGCAAAGTTTTGCACCTACAAAGCCAGGATCAGGAATGATGGTTGCAGTCAAGAAACTTAAACCTGAGGGATTCCAAGGCCACAAGGAGTGGCTG GCTGAGGTTAACTATCTCGGTCAACTTCATCATCCAAATATAGTTAGGTTGATTGGCTACTGTTCTGAGCAGGATAATCGACTTCTCGTCTATGAGTTCATGCCAAAAGGCAGTCTAGAAAATCACCTTTTCAGAA GAGGTCCTGAGCAGCTACCTTGGACAACTAGGATCAAAGTCGCAATTGGAGCTGCCAAGGGACTTTCATTTTTGAACGATGAGTCCCAAATTATATACCGAGATGTTAAAACTTCTAACATTCTTCTTGACTTG GATTTTAATGCAAAGCTCTCAGACTTTGGCTTGGCAAAGGATGGTCCAAGAGGAGATAGAACTCATGTCACAACACAAATCATGGGAACTCATGGATATGCAGCTCCAGAATATATTGCAACAG GGAGGCTCACTGCAAAAGCTGATGTTTACAGCTTCGGTGTTGTACTGTTGGAGCTACTGACTGGACGTAGAGTTATCGAAAAAACACGGAATGGGTCAGAGCATAATCTCGTAGAATGGGCAAAGCCTTGTTTGGGTGACAAGCGAAAATTATATAGAATCATAGACTCCAAATTGGAGGGTAAGTATTCAAAGAAAGGAGCCCATGAACTTTGTGTCCTTGTGCTGCAATGCATTGGCAATGAAGCTAAACTTCGGCCTCATATGTTTGAGGTCTTGGCTTCTCTAGAGAAACTTCAAGATACAAAAGTGTGTGCCTTTTCTACCAAAGATGTTCAGCCAAATCTTCCGAACGCCATCACAATGTCACCTATGAGAAATAGATGTTCACCGCTACACCCTGCATCTCCTCGTCGGTCTCCCCTTCTGTCCCTCCAGCAGTCACCACTGCGCTAA
- the LOC122028569 gene encoding homeobox-leucine zipper protein ATHB-13-like isoform X2 produces the protein MSCINGMGTPSFFSPNYLLQVQPRHEEPPQQDLTAVAPTILRKRAMPLSGIRINGEEAAKPEDDELSDDGAQAGEKKRRLSTEQVRALEQSFELQGNKLESERKLQLANALGMHPRQVAIWFQNRRARWKTKQLEKDYELLKIQFDAFKSQNETLKQHKKKLQSEILALKGREKAQGLLINLNKVTEGSCGNRSESSSDMINLQDINSRTSVSESLQLHPHQSLNLFERYCNKNDENVVEDGNLSSLLCSVEDHDQPFWPWSDLHNFH, from the exons ATGTCCTGCATCAATGGTATGGGCACACCCTCCTTTTTCTCCCCAAATTATCTGCTACAAGTCCAACCACGCCACGAAGAACCCCCCCAGCAAGACCTCACCG CGGTGGCTCCGACGATACTGAGGAAGAGAGCCATGCCCTTATCAGGAATCAGAATTAACGGCGAAGAGGCCGCGAAGCCGGAGGATGATGAGCTCTCTGATGACGGCGCGCAAGCaggggagaagaagaggagactcAGCACGGAACAGGTGAGGGCACTGGAGCAGAGCTTTGAGCTGCAGGGGAACAAGCTGGAGTCGGAGAGGAAACTGCAGCTGGCCAACGCTCTCGGGATGCACCCGAGGCAGGTAGCCATCTGGTTCCAGAACAGGAGGGCCAGGTGGAAGACCAAGCAGCTGGAGAAGGACTATGAGCTGCTCAAGATCCAATTCGATGCCTTCAAATCACAGAATGAGACCCTCAAACAACACAAGAAGAAGCTGCAATCTGag ATTTTGGCTCTCAAAGGTAGGGAAAAGGCACAAGGACTACTCATCAATCTCAATAAAGTAACTGAAGGTTCTTGCGGCAACAGGAGCGAGAGCAGCTCTGACATGATCAACTTGCAAGACATTAATTCAAGGACATCAGTCAGCGAGAGCCTTCAGCTTCATCCGCACCAAAGCTTGAATCTGTTTGAACGATATTGCAACAAGAATGATGAAAATGTCGTGGAGGATGGAAACCTTAGTAGCTTATTGTGCAGCGTCGAGGATCACGACCAACCCTTTTGGCCATGGTCAGACCTTCACAACTTCCATTGA
- the LOC122029925 gene encoding probable serine/threonine-protein kinase PBL3 isoform X2: MGNCLNSTSRAVNSQTAQHSSNRSTIAASEASFSSVPSTLTCSTSSTLPVPCSEKTSAVLPSPRTEMEILSSSNLNVFTFNDLRNATRNFRPDSLIGEGGFGLVYKGWIDEQSFAPTKPGSGMMVAVKKLKPEGFQGHKEWLAEVNYLGQLHHPNIVRLIGYCSEQDNRLLVYEFMPKGSLENHLFRRGPEQLPWTTRIKVAIGAAKGLSFLNDESQIIYRDDFNAKLSDFGLAKDGPRGDRTHVTTQIMGTHGYAAPEYIATGRLTAKADVYSFGVVLLELLTGRRVIEKTRNGSEHNLVEWAKPCLGDKRKLYRIIDSKLEGKYSKKGAHELCVLVLQCIGNEAKLRPHMFEVLASLEKLQDTKVCAFSTKDVQPNLPNAITMSPMRNRCSPLHPASPRRSPLLSLQQSPLR, from the exons ATGGGCAATTGCTTGAACTCCACCTCGCGGGCCGTAAACTCCCAAACGGCGCAGCACTCTTCCA ATCGTTCAACTATTGCCGCCAGTGAAGCAAGTTTCTCCTCTGTACCTTCCACTCTGACATGTTCTACATCGTCAACTCTTCCGGTTCCTTGTAGTGAAAAAACTAGCGCAGTTCTTCCTAGTCCAAGAACTGAAATGGAAATCTtgtcttcatcaaatttgaatGTCTTTACATTTAATGATTTAAGAAATGCTACCAGAAATTTCCGTCCCGACAGCCTTATTGGCGAAGGTGGGTTTGGTTTAGTATACAAGGGTTGGATCGATGAGCAAAGTTTTGCACCTACAAAGCCAGGATCAGGAATGATGGTTGCAGTCAAGAAACTTAAACCTGAGGGATTCCAAGGCCACAAGGAGTGGCTG GCTGAGGTTAACTATCTCGGTCAACTTCATCATCCAAATATAGTTAGGTTGATTGGCTACTGTTCTGAGCAGGATAATCGACTTCTCGTCTATGAGTTCATGCCAAAAGGCAGTCTAGAAAATCACCTTTTCAGAA GAGGTCCTGAGCAGCTACCTTGGACAACTAGGATCAAAGTCGCAATTGGAGCTGCCAAGGGACTTTCATTTTTGAACGATGAGTCCCAAATTATATACCGAGAT GATTTTAATGCAAAGCTCTCAGACTTTGGCTTGGCAAAGGATGGTCCAAGAGGAGATAGAACTCATGTCACAACACAAATCATGGGAACTCATGGATATGCAGCTCCAGAATATATTGCAACAG GGAGGCTCACTGCAAAAGCTGATGTTTACAGCTTCGGTGTTGTACTGTTGGAGCTACTGACTGGACGTAGAGTTATCGAAAAAACACGGAATGGGTCAGAGCATAATCTCGTAGAATGGGCAAAGCCTTGTTTGGGTGACAAGCGAAAATTATATAGAATCATAGACTCCAAATTGGAGGGTAAGTATTCAAAGAAAGGAGCCCATGAACTTTGTGTCCTTGTGCTGCAATGCATTGGCAATGAAGCTAAACTTCGGCCTCATATGTTTGAGGTCTTGGCTTCTCTAGAGAAACTTCAAGATACAAAAGTGTGTGCCTTTTCTACCAAAGATGTTCAGCCAAATCTTCCGAACGCCATCACAATGTCACCTATGAGAAATAGATGTTCACCGCTACACCCTGCATCTCCTCGTCGGTCTCCCCTTCTGTCCCTCCAGCAGTCACCACTGCGCTAA
- the LOC122030126 gene encoding uncharacterized protein LOC122030126, which yields MSTTLISSGGEASVAAAAAVVELEFVACDCCGLTEECTPAYIAIVRERHGGKWLCGLCAEAVRDELLRSGLVISTEEAMDRHATFCRSFRSAKAAAVDPSEQLIAAIKQCLRRSLEAPRAVRSTPSSPRTGVGLGARSNLVRTGSGFPDLLG from the coding sequence ATGTCGACTACGTTGATTAGTAGCGGGGGAGAAGCCTccgtggcggcggcggcggccgtaGTGGAGTTGGAGTTCGTGGCGTGCGACTGCTGCGGCCTCACGGAGGAGTGCACGCCGGCGTACATCGCGATCGTGCGGGAGCGGCACGGGGGCAAGTGGCTATGCGGCCTCTGCGCGGAGGCCGTGCGGGATGAGCTCCTACGCTCTGGACTCGTGATCTCGACGGAAGAGGCCATGGACCGGCACGCCACCTTCTGCCGGAGCTTCAGGTCCGCCAAGGCGGCGGCGGTCGACCCGTCGGAGCAGTTGATCGCGGCCATCAAGCAGTGCCTCCGGCGGAGCCTCGAGGCGCCGCGGGCGGTGCGATCGACACCGAGCAGCCCCCGGACCGGTGTCGGCCTTGGGGCCCGTTCCAACTTGGTCCGGACCGGGAGCGGCTTCCCCGATCTGCTTGGCTGA
- the LOC122030125 gene encoding ATP-dependent 6-phosphofructokinase 5, chloroplastic-like isoform X1 has product MAFASSVTRVDFVNIQQHGALLHANRHRFPNFSSLNLRKLERKIRAGSQITNARRVVEPEVDINDPEWKKHFQEDFDKRFNLPHLKNILDIKPRLTTFSLKSRRPIDEDNGAKNEDWNGYVDDDDRALLKVIKFASPTSAGAEYIDPDCSWVEQWVHRAGPRKQIYFEPREVKAAIVTCGGLCPGLNDVIRQIVLTLEIYGVKNIVGIPYGYHGFTDPLLSEVPLSCQVVQNINLAGGSFLGVSRGSPTTSDIVDSIQAKGIDMLFVLGGDGTHAGALAIHNECCKRKLKVSVVGVPKTIDNDVLLMDKTFGFDTAVEEAQRAINSAYIEARSAYHGIGVVKLMGRSSGFIAMHASLSSGQIDICLIPEVPFKLEGPNGVLKHLEYLIKTKGNAVICVAEGAGQEYLTKSNAKDASGNVVLSDIGVHIQHQIKRYFKGAGIPSDVKYIDPTYMIRACRANASDAILCTVLGQNAVHGAFAGFSGITTGICNTHFVYFPITEVIASTRRVDSNSRMWHRCLTSTGQPDFD; this is encoded by the exons ATGGCTTTTGCCTCATCAGTTACTAGGGTGGATTTTGTAAACATTCAGCAACATGGGGCACTGTTGCACGCTAATCGTCATCGATTTCCAAATTTCAGCAGTTTAAATTTGAGAAAGTTAGAGAGAAAAATTAGAGCTGGATCTCAGATAACAAATGCTAGACGAGTGGTCGAGCCAGAGGTTGATATTAATGATCCAGAATGGAAGAAACACTTCCAGGAGGATTTTGATAAACGGTTCAACTTACCACATTTGAAGAATATTCTTGACATTAAGCCAAGGCTAACAACATTCTCACTCAAAAGCAG AAGACCTATAGATGAAGATAATGGTGCAAAAAATGAGGATTGGAATGGCTATGTAGATGATGATGATAGAGCACTTCTCAAG gTTATAAAATTTGCTTCCCCGACTTCTGCTGGAGCCGAATACATTGACCCTGATTGCAGCTGGGTGGAACAATG GGTACACCGTGCTGGACCACGTAAGCAAATATACTTTGAACCAAGGGAGGTCAAAGCTGCAATTGTTACTTGTGGTGGGCTTTGTCCTGGACTTAATGATGTAATTAGGCAG ATAGTGCTCACGCTTGAAATATATGGGGTAAAAAATATTGTTGGAATTCCATATGGTTATCATGGATTTACTGATCCCCTCTTATCAGAAGTGCCG CTTTCTTGTCAAGTGGTGCAGAATATTAACCTTGCTGGTGGGAGTTTTCTAGGAGTGTCTCGAGGATCACCAACTACCAGTGATATAGTTGATAGCATTCAG GCCAAGGGAATTGATATGCTTTTTGTATTGGGTGGAGACGGGACACACGCAGGGGCACTCGCTATACATAATGAG TGCTGCAAGAGAAAACTGAAAGTATCAGTTGTTGGGGTGCCAAAGACAATCGACAATGATGTATTACTTATGGACAAAACATTTGGTTTCGATACTGCTGTAGAAGAGGCTCAGAGGGCCATCAATTCTGCCTATATTGAG GCTCGGAGTGCTTACCATGGAATTGGAGTGGTCAAATTGATGGGAAGGAGCAGTGGTTTTATAGCAATGCATGCATCATTGTCCAGTGGTCAAATTGACATATGTCTCATCCCAGAG GTGCCATTCAAGCTGGAGGGACCTAATGGAGTCTTAAAACATCTAGAGTATCTCATAAAAACAAAAGGAAATGCAGTCATTTGTGTTGCTGAAGGGGCAGGACAA GAATACCTAACAAAATCAAATGCAAAAGACGCATCAGGAAATGTTGTTCTCAGTGATATTGGAGTTCACATTCAACATCAG ataaagagatattttaaggGAGCAGGCATTCCATCAGATGTGAAGTACATCGATCCAACCTACATGATCCGTGCTTGCCGTGCCAATGCATCTGATGCGATCCTCTGCACTGTACTGGGCCAAAATGCC GTACACGGTGCGTTCGCCGGGTTCAGCGGCATCACGACCGGCATATGCAACACGCACTTCGTGTATTTCCCGATCACGGAGGTGATTGCGTCGACCAGGCGGGTGGACTCCAACAGCAGGATGTGGCACCGATGCCTCACGTCCACCGGCCAGCCTGACTTCGATTGA